In a genomic window of Brassica rapa cultivar Chiifu-401-42 chromosome A10, CAAS_Brap_v3.01, whole genome shotgun sequence:
- the LOC103844579 gene encoding uncharacterized protein LOC103844579 isoform X2, translating into MSSIASGTAPTTKSAACFRRTYSSRSMLLSSLSSSSSPASAKLLNSSNGSSSSSSSPKPFRPVMRSREADRLEEERLLHVQWQDITVKMVVDAPASVAYKLYADRELFPKWLPFLSSVEAVEGSPDLSRYLVKFESFGKKFEYYFLAKNLEPIPDRKLHWRSIEGFANRGSVRFFQRGPSSCLVEINFSFEVPHAFAPVAFVSLLVFSML; encoded by the exons ATGTCGTCAATAGCGTCTGGTACAGCTCCAACCACCAAATCAGCTGCTTGTTTCAGAAGAACTTATTCATCTCGGTCAATGTTGTTATCATCGttatcttcttcctcatcaccTGCCTCTGCAAAACTCCTAAACTCTAGCAATGGTTCCTCAAGTTCTTCTTCATCTCCTAAACCCTTCAGACCCGTTATGCGCAGCAGAGAAGCTGATAGACTCGAAGAGGAAAGACTTCTCCATGTACAATGGCAAGACATCAC GGTAAAGATGGTAGTGGATGCACCAGCTTCCGTGGCTTACAAGTTATACGCGGACCGTGAATTGTTCCCTAAGTGGTTGCCATTTTTGTCATCCGTTGAG GCAGTGGAGGGCAGTCCAGATTTATCGCGTTATTTGGTGAAATTCGAGTCTTTTggtaaaaaatttgaatattattttctcGCAAAAAATTTAGAG CCAATCCCGGATCGAAAGCTGCATTGGAGATCTATCGAAGGCTTTGCGAATAG AGGCAGTGTTCGATTTTTCCAGAGAGGCCCTTCCTCGTGCTTGGTAGAG ATCAACTTTTCATTTGAAGTTCCACATGCTTTTGCTCCAGTTGCATTCGTAAGCCTACTAGTATTCTCCATGTTGTGA
- the LOC103844579 gene encoding uncharacterized protein LOC103844579 isoform X1: protein MSSIASGTAPTTKSAACFRRTYSSRSMLLSSLSSSSSPASAKLLNSSNGSSSSSSSPKPFRPVMRSREADRLEEERLLHVQWQDITVKMVVDAPASVAYKLYADRELFPKWLPFLSSVEAVEGSPDLSRYLVKFESFGKKFEYYFLAKNLEPIPDRKLHWRSIEGFANRGSVRFFQRGPSSCLVEINFSFEVPHAFAPVAFLMKPFMEGLIRGGLESFAAFVKTT, encoded by the exons ATGTCGTCAATAGCGTCTGGTACAGCTCCAACCACCAAATCAGCTGCTTGTTTCAGAAGAACTTATTCATCTCGGTCAATGTTGTTATCATCGttatcttcttcctcatcaccTGCCTCTGCAAAACTCCTAAACTCTAGCAATGGTTCCTCAAGTTCTTCTTCATCTCCTAAACCCTTCAGACCCGTTATGCGCAGCAGAGAAGCTGATAGACTCGAAGAGGAAAGACTTCTCCATGTACAATGGCAAGACATCAC GGTAAAGATGGTAGTGGATGCACCAGCTTCCGTGGCTTACAAGTTATACGCGGACCGTGAATTGTTCCCTAAGTGGTTGCCATTTTTGTCATCCGTTGAG GCAGTGGAGGGCAGTCCAGATTTATCGCGTTATTTGGTGAAATTCGAGTCTTTTggtaaaaaatttgaatattattttctcGCAAAAAATTTAGAG CCAATCCCGGATCGAAAGCTGCATTGGAGATCTATCGAAGGCTTTGCGAATAG AGGCAGTGTTCGATTTTTCCAGAGAGGCCCTTCCTCGTGCTTGGTAGAG ATCAACTTTTCATTTGAAGTTCCACATGCTTTTGCTCCAGTTGCATTC TTAATGAAACCGTTTATGGAGGGGCTTATTCGTGGAGGATTGGAAAGTTTTGCTGCCTTCGTGAAGACCACTTAA
- the LOC103844578 gene encoding ABC transporter B family member 11, whose protein sequence is MDRGEARESDSVSHEPSTSKTPREGEKEDTKKEKNDEKTKTVPFYKLFAFADSIDVFLMICGSVGAMGNGVCLPLMTLLFGDLIDSFGQNQNNKDIVDVISKVCLKFVYLGLGTLGAAFIQVASWMITGERQAARIRSMYLKTILRQDIGFFDVETNTGEVVGRMSGDTVLIQDAMGEKVGKFIQLVSTFVGGFALAFVKGWLLTLVMLTSIPLLAMAGAAMAIIVTRASSRGQAAYAKAATVVEQTIGSIRTVASFTGEKQAINSYKKFITSAYEQSIKQGFSTGLGLGVMFMVFFSSYALAIWFGGKMIVEKGYTGGAVINVIIIVVAGSMSLGQTSPCLTAFAAGQAAAYKMFETIKRKPLIDAYDENGKVLEDIRGDIELKDVHFSYPARPDEDIFDGFSLFIPSGATAALVGESGSGKSTVISLIERFYDPKSGEVLIDGVNLKEFQLKWIRSKIGLVSQEPVLFSSSIRENIAYGKDNATVEEIKAATELANAAKFIDKLPQGLDTMVGEHGTQLSGGQKQRIAIARAILKDPRILLLDEATSALDAESERVVQEALDRVMVNRTTVIVAHRLSTVRNADMIAVIHRGKMVEKGSHSELLRDPEGAYSQLIRLQEINKGHDAKTSPGSSFRASNLKKSMEGGSVISGGTSSVGNSSRHHSLNVLGLAAGLDLGGGSVSQRVGQEETSQEPVPKVSLTRIAALNKTEIPVLLLGTVAAAINGAIFPLFGILISRVIEAFFKPADQLKKDSRFWAIIFVALGVTSLIVSPVQTYLFSVAGGKLIRRIRSMCFEKAVHMEVGWFDEPQNSSGTMGARLSADAALIRALVGDALSLAVQNAASAASGLIIAFTASWELAFIILVMLPLIGINGYIQVKFMKGFTADAKTKYEDASQVANDAVGSIRTVASFCAEEKVMQMYKKQCEGPIKDGIKQGFISGLGFGVSFFILFSVYATSFYAGARLVEAGRTTFNNVFQVFFALTMAAIGISQSSTFAPDSSKAKVAAASIFGIIDRKSKIDSSDESGTVLENVKGDIELRHISFTYPARPDIQIFRDLCLSIRAGKTVALVGESGSGKSTVISLLQRFYDPDSGNITLDGVELKSLQLKWLRQQMGLVGQEPVLFNDTIRANIAYGKGSEEAATESEIIAAAELANAHKFISSIQQGYDTVVGERGIQLSGGQKQRVAIARAIVKEPKILLLDEATSALDAESERVVQDALDRVMVNRTTVVVAHRLSTIKNADVIAVVKNGVIAEKGTHEKLIKIEGGVYASLVQLHMTASN, encoded by the exons ATGGACCGTGGCGAAGCCAGAGAAAGCGACTCTGTTTCACACGAACCTTCAACTTCTAAAACTCCCAGAGAAGGAGAAAAAGAAGATACTAAGAAGGAAAAAAACGATGAAAAGACGAAGACAGTTCCGTTCTACAAGCTATTTGCATTTGCTGATTCCATTGATGTGTTCTTGATGATCTGTGGCTCTGTTGGAGCTATGGGGAACGGTGTTTGTTTACCTCTCATGACATTGTTGTTTGGTGATCTCATAGATTCATTTGGACAAAACCAGAACAACAAAGACATTGTCGACGTTATCTCAAAA GTTTGTCTTAAATTCGTCTACCTTGGACTTGGAACCCTAGGAGCAGCCTTTATTC agGTGGCTTCTTGGATGATCACGGGAGAGAGACAAGCAGCGAGGATAAGGAGTATGTATCTGAAAACAATTCTCAGACAAGACATTGGATTTTTCGATGTGGAAACAAACACAGGAGAGGTTGTTGGTAGAATGTCTGGAGATACTGTTCTTATACAAGACGCCATGGGTGAGAAG GTTGGGAAGTTTATTCAGCTGGTATCTACATTCGTCGGTGGATTTGCATTAGCTTTTGTTAAAGGATGGCTATTAACACTGGTTATGTTAACTTCAATTCCACTTCTGGCTATGGCTGGTGCAGCCATGGCGATTATAGTCACCCGAGCTTCTTCCCGGGGACAAGCCGCTTATGCCAAAGCAGCAACTGTTGTTGAACAGACAATCGGGTCTATCCGCACG GTTGCTTCTTTCACGGGAGAGAAACAAGCCATAAACAGCTACAAGAAGTTCATAACTTCAGCATATGAACAAAGCATTAAACAAGGTTTCTCTACTGGTTTGGGACTCGGAGTAATGTTCATGGTGTTCTTTAGCAGCTATGCTTTGGCCATTTGGTTTGGAGGGAAGATGATTGTTGAAAAAGGGTATACCGGTGGCGCCGTGATCAACGTGATCATCATTGTGGTCGCTGGTTCAAT gTCGCTAGGACAAACATCTCCATGTCTAACCGCGTTTGCAGCGGGCCAAGCTGCAGCGTACAAGATGTTCGAGACGATTAAAAGAAAGCCTCTGATCGATGCTTACGACGAAAACGGAAAGGTACTCGAAGACATCCGTGGAGACATCGAACTCAAAGACGTGCATTTCAGCTACCCGGCGAGACCAGACGAGGACATTTTCGACGGCTTCTCCCTCTTCATCCCCAGCGGCGCAACGGCAGCGTTAGTAGGAGAAAGTGGAAGCGGAAAATCAACCGTGATCAGCTTGATCGAGAGGTTCTACGATCCCAAATCCGGAGAAGTACTAATCGACGGCGTAAACCTCAAGGAGTTTCAGCTGAAATGGATCAGAAGCAAGATCGGTTTGGTTAGCCAAGAACCGGTTCTGTTCTCGTCCAGCATCAGGGAGAATATCGCCTACGGGAAAGACAACGCCACGGTCGAAGAGATCAAAGCCGCCACGGAGCTAGCCAATGCTGCCAAGTTTATAGATAAGCTGCCTCAGGGGTTGGACACGATGGTGGGAGAGCACGGGACGCAGCTCTCGGGAGGACAGAAACAGAGGATAGCCATCGCGAGAGCCATTCTCAAAGACCCGAGGATTCTTCTCTTGGACGAAGCGACGAGCGCGCTCGACGCGGAATCCGAGAGAGTGGTGCAAGAGGCTTTGGATAGAGTGATGGTTAACCGGACTACGGTTATCGTCGCGCATCGGTTAAGCACGGTCCGAAATGCGGATATGATTGCGGTTATCCACCGCGGGAAAATGGTGGAGAAAGGTTCACATTCCGAGCTGTTGAGAGATCCTGAAGGAGCTTATTCGCAGCTGATTCGTTTACAAGAGATTAACAAAGGACACGATGCGAAAACATCGCCCGGATCGTCTTTCCGGGCTTCGAATCTTAAGAAATCAATGGAAGGAGGATCGGTTATTAGCGGCGGGACGTCCTCTGTTGGGAATAGTAGCCGTCACCATTCGCTGAATGTACTCGGTTTAGCTGCGGGATTAGACCTTGGCGGCGGTAGCGTGAGCCAGAGGGTAGGTCAAGAGGAAACTAGTCAAGAACCGGTTCCGAAAGTATCTTTAACCAGGATCGCGGCTTTGAATAAAACCGAGATCCCGGTTCTACTTCTAGGTACCGTTGCAGCAGCCATCAACGGCGCGATTTTCCCGCTTTTCGGGATTTTGATTTCTCGAGTCATCGAAGCGTTTTTCAAACCGGCCGACCAGCTCAAGAAAGACTCGAGATTCTGGGCGATTATATTCGTAGCTCTTGGAGTGACTTCGCTGATCGTCTCACCGGTTCAGACCTATTTGTTCTCAGTAGCTGGAGGGAAACTGATTCGACGGATTCGATCCATGTGTTTTGAGAAAGCGGTTCACATGGAGGTCGGGTGGTTCGACGAGCCGCAGAACTCGAGCGGTACGATGGGTGCAAGGCTTTCGGCCGATGCAGCTTTGATCAGGGCTTTGGTCGGTGACGCGTTGTCTCTAGCCGTTCAAAACGCTGCTTCCGCTGCGTCGGGGTTGATCATAGCGTTCACCGCGAGCTGGGAGCTGGCGTTTATAATATTAGTGATGCTTCCTCTTATTGGTATCAATGGTTATATTCAAGTCAAGTTCATGAAAGGATTCACCGCAGACGCTAAG ACGAAGTACGAGGATGCGAGTCAGGTGGCTAACGATGCAGTGGGGAGTATAAGGACAGTGGCGTCTTTCTGCGCAGAGGAGAAAGTGATGCAGATGTATAAGAAGCAATGCGAAGGTCCTATAAAAGATGGGATAAAGCAAGGTTTCATCAGTGGATTAGGGTTTGGAGTCTCCTTCTTCATTCTGTTTTCAGTCTACGCCACAAGCTTCTACGCGGGTGCTAGGTTGGTTGAAGCCGGCAGGACTACTTTCAATAATGTTTTCCAG GTGTTCTTTGCGTTAACGATGGCAGCTATTGGGATCTCTCAGTCGAGTACTTTCGCTCCTGATTCTAGTAAAGCTAAGGTTGCAGCTGCGTCCATCTTTGGAATCATCGATAGAAAGTCCAAGATAGATTCGAGCGATGAGTCAGGGACGGTACTGGAGAACGTTAAGGGAGATATTGAGCTTCGTCACATAAGCTTTACTTATCCAGCAAGACCAGACATTCAGATCTTTCGTGATCTTTGCTTATCCATTCGTGCAGGAAAG ACCGTTGCTTTGGTCGGAGAGAGTGGGTCAGGGAAATCTACGGTGATCTCGCTGTTACAAAGATTCTACGATCCGGATTCGGGTAACATAACTCTAGACGGAGTTGAGCTCAAGAGTCTGCAGTTGAAATGGCTGAGACAACAAATGGGACTGGTGGGACAAGAGCCTGTCTTGTTCAACGACACCATCCGAGCCAACATTGCTTATGGCAAAGGAAGCGAAGAGGCAGCTACCGAGTCTGAGATCATAGCAGCTGCTGAGCTCGCCAATGCACACAAGTTCATCTCTAGCATACAACAG GGCTACGACACGGTGGTAGGAGAAAGAGGGATTCAGCTATCAGGAGGACAGAAACAGCGTGTGGCTATCGCACGAGCCATAGTGAAAGAGCCTAAGATATTGCTTTTGGACGAAGCAACGAGCGCTCTTGATGCCGAATCTGAGCGTGTGGTTCAAGACGCGCTAGACCGAGTGATGGTGAACCGGACCACGGTGGTGGTGGCTCACCGGTTATCGACTATTAAAAACGCAGACGTGATCGCTGTGGTGAAGAACGGTGTGATCGCTGAGAAAGGGACTCACGAGAAGCTGATCAAAATCGAGGGTGGGGTTTATGCGTCGCTTGTGCAGCTTCACATGACTGCTTCCAACTGA
- the LOC103844580 gene encoding uncharacterized protein LOC103844580 produces the protein MSVTATHMNTINHLSASCKTPNLHLPICSNRRFALASPRKPNYSLSQLLPKSLNGSSPLNRRSRFNSRKRLSVSMEWQDCTVKMEVDIPVSVAYNFYLDRESFPKWMPFISSVEVLKDKPDLSRWSLKYNAFGQDIKYSWLARNLQPTPNQKIHWRSLEGLPNKGSVRFFPKGPSSCLVELTVSYEVPALLTPVASALRPFLETLLRGGLERFATLAKTT, from the exons ATGTCTGTAACAGCAACACACATGAACACGATCAATCACTTGTCAGCATCCTGTAAAACCCCCAATCTCCACTTACCCATCTGCTCCAATCGCAGATTCGCTCTAGCTTCTCCTCGTAAACCCAACTATTCTCTGTCTCAGTTGCTTCCCAAATCTCTAAATGGCTCCTCCCCTCTCAATCGAAGATCGAGATTCAACTCTCGCAAACGCTTATCCGTTTCCATGGAGTGGCAAGACTGCAC AGTGAAGATGGAAGTAGATATTCCAGTATCAGTAGCGTACAACTTCTACTTGGATCGTGAATCTTTCCCCAAGTGGATGCCTTTCATTTCATCCGTTGAG GTGTTAAAGGACAAGCCTGATCTATCTCGTTGGTCACTCAAGTACAATGCTTTTGGCCAAGACATCAAGTATTCTTGGCTTGCTCGCAATCTTCAG CCTACTCCTAATCAGAAAATCCATTGGAGATCTCTTGAAGGTCTTCCTAATAA AGGAAGTGTTCGGTTCTTCCCTAAAGGTCCTTCATCTTGCCTCGTTGAG CTAACTGTATCATATGAAGTCCCTGCGCTTTTAACCCCCGTGGCATCG GCGCTCCGGCCCTTTTTAGAAACCTTGCTTAGAGGTGGACTTGAAAGATTTGCAACATTGGCTAAAACCACTTAA
- the LOC103844577 gene encoding ATP-dependent Clp protease proteolytic subunit 5, chloroplastic, with product MAHACVSTSASSLRFTAGFVSASPNASSFDSQKLSLPFEPLRSRKTKKLVSGRKTAPKAVYSGNVWTPETPSPQGVWSIRDDLQVPSSPYFPVYAQGQGPPPMVQERFQSIISQLFQYRIIRCGGAVDDDMANIIVAQLLYLDAVDPTKDIVMYVNSPGGSVTAGMAIFDTMRHIRPDVSTVCVGLAASMGAFLLSAGTKGKRYSLPNSRIMIHQPLGGAQGGQTDIDIQANEMLHHKANLNGYLAYQTGQSLEKINQDTDRDFFMSAKEAKDYGLIDGVIMNPLKALQPLAAA from the exons ATGGCTCACGCTTGCGTCTCCACATCAGCTTCCTCTCTCAGGTTTACAGCCGGATTCGTCTCCGCGAGTCCCAACGCCTCCTCTTTCGATTCTCAGAAGCTTTCCCTCCCTTTCGAGCCTCTTCGTTCAAG AAAGACGAAGAAGTTGGTTAGCGGCAGAAAGACGGCTCCGAAGGCTGTATACTCCGGCAATGTCTGGACTCCGGAGACTCCTTCGCCTCAAGGAGTTTGGTCCATCAG AGATGATTTACAAGTCCCTTCTTCGCCGTATTTTCCTGTGTACGCTCAAGGACAAGGACCACCTCCCATGGTGCAAGAGCGTTTCCAGAGTATCATAAGCCAGCTCTTCCAATAT AGGATTATTCGTTGTGGTGGTGCTGTGGATGATGATATGGCCAACATAATCGTAGCTCAGCTTCTTTACCTCGATGCTGTTGATCCTACTAAG GATATTGTTATGTATGTGAACTCTCCTGGTGGATCAGTTACAGCTG GCATGGCTATATTCGACACTATGAGGCATATCCGACCTGATGTCTCCACTGTTTGTGTCGGTCTAGCTGCTAG TATGGGAGCCTTTCTGCTTAGTGCTGGAACCAAAG GGAAAAGATACAGTCTGCCAAACTCAAGGATAATGATCCATCAGCCGCTTGGTGGAGCTCAAGGTGGCCAAACCGATATCGACATTCAG GCAAATGAAATGCTTCATCACAAGGCAAACCTAAACGGTTACCTCGCTTACCAGACTGGTCAAAGCCTAGAGAAGATAAACCAGGACACAGACCGTGATTTCTTCATGAGTGCTAAAGAAGCAAAAGATTACGGGCTTATCGATGGTGTTATCATGAACCCTCTTAAAGCCCTTCAGCCACTTGCAGCAGCTTGA